The following nucleotide sequence is from Candidatus Hydrogenedentota bacterium.
AGCGGCGGCGGACCCCTTTGCGGCGCCATACGCGCACGCGTCTCACGGCATGAAGGGCCGCCGGGCGGCCGAAATCCGCCGCGAGTACACGGGACTCTTGAGCGATCTTCAATTCGAGGGTTTCCCGACCGCGGTCACGGCGCGGGAGGCGCTGCTTGCGCGCCTGTGCGGTCAGCACAACGCGGAGGCGAGTTACAGCGAGCGGCTTCGCGAATTGCTTTTCGTGGGCGATGCGGAGGCGCTCGCGGCACAAGTTCGGGCGTTCAACGACCGTGCGGTGGTCCCGGCAAACACCATCCCGTTTGTCCCCTACACGTCGGTGCGCGCCGCCGTGGGGAATTGAGCCATGACGCCGGTCCCCGTCGTCATTACGGGGGTGGGCGTGCTGGCCTGCAACGGGCTGGGCCGGCGCGCCTTCTGGGATGCCCTGGCCGCCGGGAAATCCGGCATCGGCCGCATCCGCCGTTTCGATGCTTCCGAGTTCCCTTGCCAGATTGGCGGGGAACTCTGGGAGTTCTCACCCTCGGATTTCATGGGCAAACGCCTGGTGCAGCACTGGCACCGGCACGTGCATCAGGCCGTGGCGGCGGCTCGCCTGGCCATTGAAGACGCGGAACTTCATGCGGGCCGCTATCCCGACGACCGCCTCGCCGTGGCGGTAGGCACGAGCATCGGGTCCCCGAACGAGGCCTATCAGGAGCAGGTCGAGGCCTTCGAGTCCGGGGGATTCCGCAAGGTGAGCAAGTTCGCGTCGTCCGCGTTTTCGGGCCATGCGGCCACGGCGCACGTTTCTATCGAATTCGGGTTGCGCGGCCCGGCGGTCACGGTCGCAAGCGGTTGCGCGACGGGGCTGGACGTGCTCGCCTGGGGTGTGAACCAGATACGCCTGGGCAATGCCGACGCGGCCGTCGTGGGCGCCACGGAATCGCCGCTTTTCCCCATGTCCTTCGCGACCCAGTGCTCGCTGGGTATTCTGTCCCGGCGGAACGACGAACCGGAAAAGGCGATGCGGCCCTTTGACCGGCGCCGGGACGGCATCGTGCTGAGCGAAGGGGCGTGCACGCTGGTTCTGGAACGTGCGGACTTCGCGCGGGCCCGCGGCGCGCGGGTGTTCGCGGAAGCGGCGGGCAACGGCTCTGCCGCGGAGGCGCGCAATCCGCTTATCCTGGAACAGGACGGGCGCGCTCTGGCGCGTGCGGCGCGGATTGCGCTGCGCGAGGCAGGCGCGGAGCCCGCGGATATCGACCTTATCCAGGCTCACGGCGTGGCCGTCGAGATGTATGATCGCTGTGAAACAAACGCTTATAAGCAAGTGCTCGGAGAACAGGCTTACCGCGTGCCCGTTTCTGCTGTAAAATCTATGGTGGGCCAGGCCTACGCCGCGGGCGGGCTGTTTGGCGTGGCGGGCGCGTTGATGGCCTTGCAGGAGGGCATCGTTCCGCCCACGCGCAATCTGGATGAGCCGGACCCGCAGTGCGACCTGGACTACGTGCCGAATCAGGCGCGTCTGAATGACGTGCGTACGGCGCTTGTGGCGTCGATCAGCTTCGGCGGCACGCACAGTGCCGCCCTATTGCGGCGATGGAATTGATGTTTCCTCTGGACCAGACAGCTTTGGCAAGTCTGCTCCTTGGCCTCACGGCGGTGTCGAGCGTGGCCATGGGCGGAGTGGTCCTGTACCGGAACTCGGGCAAGCTGTCCCATCGTATCTTCGCCCTGCTCACGCTCAATCTTTCCTTGTGGGCGCTGGGCGTACTGGTGATCATCCACTGCCATACGCCGGATGCGGCCCGGCTCTGGATCAAGGTCACGTTCATGATCGCCGGTTTCCTGCCGGCCACCTTCTATCACTTCTGCGGCTGCTTTCCCAGTCATCGATTCCTGGGGTCGCGCGCGGTGCTCGCCGGGCTCTATTCGGGCGCGGCGCTGGTCGCCATCGCGGCGCATACCCCCTGGTACCTCTACGAGCTGTCCGTTTTCCCTGACGAGCCGCCGCTCGTTGTGTATGGCCCGGCCTTCATGAGTTTCGGCGTATTCGTTGCCGCGTCGATGGTCGCCTCGTTCGGCAACCTGGTGACGAAACTCCGCGTAGCCGCGGGCGTGCAGCGCCGCCAGCTCGAACACGTCTTCCTTGGCGTATTCGCCTCTACCGTGCTCGCCACCGCCACGAACGTGCTCGCGCCCGTCATGAACATCGGGTCTCTCGAACTCTACGGGCCGTGTTTCATGGTGTTTCTCATGGGCGTGCTTGCTTACAGCATGATTCGCTACCAGTTGCTGGACATCTGGGTGATCGTCTCGCGCAGCACCGTCTATGCGATTCTTACGGCGGCGGTCGTGGCGATTTTCCTCGGCTCCGTCGCCATCGTGCATTACCTGGTCAGCGCGACAGGCCACGCGCGCGACCTGTTGACCACGGCGCTGGCGGCCCTGCTTATTGCACTGGTCATCCAGCCCCTCCGGGAGCGGGTACAACTCGTGCTGGACCGGGCCATGCTGAAACGGCGCTACGATGCGCGCCTGCTCATGGAGCGTATCAGCCGCGAAGCCGCGCAATTCATGCATCTCAACTCGCTGCTTGCGCGGGTTTGCGAAGATATCCGGAACACGCTCGGCGTGTCGCAGGTGCGCGTCGTGCTCGCGGGGGAAAAGCAGCGCGACACCCTGATCACCGAATACTCGACACGCCCCGAGGAAATTGGCCGGGAAAGCATCGATTACGACTTCCTGCTTGCCTACGTAGCGGAGCACCCTGAACCCATCGTGCTTGAAGAGTTGCTGCACAGCCGCCCCACGCCGGCTCGTATCCGTATTGCGGAACAGGTGGCGGACCTGGACACCTTTCTCTGCGTGCCCCTGAAAACGGCGTCTGGCGTAGCCGGGCTCCTGCTGCTGGGCGAGAAGACCTCGCGCGACATCTACACCAATGAGGACATTACCCTGTTCTCCACCTTGGCGGGCCCGCTTGGCGCGGCCATTGAAAACGCCCGGCTGTACCGGAAGATTGAGGAGGTCAACCTGCACCTTGAACGGATCATGGCCAACATGCGCGGCGGCGTCGTTGCCGTCGGGGTAAACGGCGTGATCACTACGGTAAACCAGGGCGCGCGCGACATCCTGGGCGACGTGCGCGCGGGACAGCGCATGGAAACGCTGCGTCCGCCGCTGGGGGATCTGCTGCGCCGCGCCCTCGCGGAGCAGCGCCCGATCAGCGATTTTGAAACCGTTATCGTGGGACCGGACGGCGAGAACATCCCGGTCTTGATTTCCGCTTCGCTTTTGGCGCGCAATGAACGCGAGAGCCTCGGCGCGATGGCGCTCGTTTTCAATCTGACGATGATCAAGCGGCTTGAAGCCAACGTGCAGCGCGCGGACCGGTTGTCGTCGCTGGGCACGGTCGCGGCCGGCATGGCGCACGAGATCAAGAATCCGCTGGTCTCGATCAAGACCTTCACGCAGCTTCTCCCCACCCGCTATCAAGACCTGGAATTCCGTACGACGTTTTCGGAGATCGTCCTGCAGGAAGTGGACCGCATCAACGCCATCGTCACGCGTTTGCTGGACTTCGCCCGCCCGAAACCGGTGCGGTTCGCGCCGCAGAACGTGTGCCGCATCTTGCAGGACACCCTCACGCTTGTCGAGAGCCAGACGCGCAAGCTCGGCATCAAGGTCAGCGCGAACCTCATTGAAGGCGACCGTGAAATCAGCGGCGACGACCAGCAATTGCACCAGGTCTTCCTCAATCTGCTGCTGAACGCCATCGACGCTCTGCAGGACAGCCGCGAACGCCAGATCACCGTGACCATGCGGTATGACCGAGCGCACCTGCGCCGCAAGGATGCGCCCCCGCTGCTCGACGCGGAATGCGTCAAGATTTCCATCGCTGACACCGGATGCGGCATCCCGCAGGACGCGCTGGACCAGGTGTTCACGCCGTTCTTTACCACCAAGGCCAACGGCAGCGGGCTCGGTCTCTCGGTGGTGCAGGGCATTGTCAGCAGTCATAATGGAGTCATCGACGTGTCGAGCATTCCCGGC
It contains:
- a CDS encoding GAF domain-containing protein is translated as MASLLLGLTAVSSVAMGGVVLYRNSGKLSHRIFALLTLNLSLWALGVLVIIHCHTPDAARLWIKVTFMIAGFLPATFYHFCGCFPSHRFLGSRAVLAGLYSGAALVAIAAHTPWYLYELSVFPDEPPLVVYGPAFMSFGVFVAASMVASFGNLVTKLRVAAGVQRRQLEHVFLGVFASTVLATATNVLAPVMNIGSLELYGPCFMVFLMGVLAYSMIRYQLLDIWVIVSRSTVYAILTAAVVAIFLGSVAIVHYLVSATGHARDLLTTALAALLIALVIQPLRERVQLVLDRAMLKRRYDARLLMERISREAAQFMHLNSLLARVCEDIRNTLGVSQVRVVLAGEKQRDTLITEYSTRPEEIGRESIDYDFLLAYVAEHPEPIVLEELLHSRPTPARIRIAEQVADLDTFLCVPLKTASGVAGLLLLGEKTSRDIYTNEDITLFSTLAGPLGAAIENARLYRKIEEVNLHLERIMANMRGGVVAVGVNGVITTVNQGARDILGDVRAGQRMETLRPPLGDLLRRALAEQRPISDFETVIVGPDGENIPVLISASLLARNERESLGAMALVFNLTMIKRLEANVQRADRLSSLGTVAAGMAHEIKNPLVSIKTFTQLLPTRYQDLEFRTTFSEIVLQEVDRINAIVTRLLDFARPKPVRFAPQNVCRILQDTLTLVESQTRKLGIKVSANLIEGDREISGDDQQLHQVFLNLLLNAIDALQDSRERQITVTMRYDRAHLRRKDAPPLLDAECVKISIADTGCGIPQDALDQVFTPFFTTKANGSGLGLSVVQGIVSSHNGVIDVSSIPGMGTLFTLTFPLLTAGQPAQRHTL
- a CDS encoding beta-ketoacyl-[acyl-carrier-protein] synthase family protein, coding for MTPVPVVITGVGVLACNGLGRRAFWDALAAGKSGIGRIRRFDASEFPCQIGGELWEFSPSDFMGKRLVQHWHRHVHQAVAAARLAIEDAELHAGRYPDDRLAVAVGTSIGSPNEAYQEQVEAFESGGFRKVSKFASSAFSGHAATAHVSIEFGLRGPAVTVASGCATGLDVLAWGVNQIRLGNADAAVVGATESPLFPMSFATQCSLGILSRRNDEPEKAMRPFDRRRDGIVLSEGACTLVLERADFARARGARVFAEAAGNGSAAEARNPLILEQDGRALARAARIALREAGAEPADIDLIQAHGVAVEMYDRCETNAYKQVLGEQAYRVPVSAVKSMVGQAYAAGGLFGVAGALMALQEGIVPPTRNLDEPDPQCDLDYVPNQARLNDVRTALVASISFGGTHSAALLRRWN